A genomic stretch from Pristiophorus japonicus isolate sPriJap1 chromosome 6, sPriJap1.hap1, whole genome shotgun sequence includes:
- the LOC139265445 gene encoding extracellular calcium-sensing receptor-like isoform X1: MFQFMLGLLLLVVFAWGSDERTCKLRERFDLPNISKDGDIVLGGLFAVHSNRFEQIDEFTKAPEETICRSFDLWSFRYAQAMIFAVEEINKDETLLPNITLGYRIHDDCASSRIATKVALALVNGQEETYVGHICNGIPNVPGIIGADGSSQSIAVASTIGPFSVPMVSYFSTCVCLSNRNQYPTFYRTIPSDYHQSKALVQLVKRFEWTWIGTIHSNNDYGNSGMKAFLEAAVNFGICMAFSESFYRTDPAEKITKLVQMIKASTTKVVVAFAPSREMRILFAEILRQNLTGIQWIGSEGWITADIIAPDKRSRFLTGAIGTAVRAVEVPGLQEFLLRVHPSVFPGNSLVREFWETTFRCALILDNNRSQVGSSSRLPQCIGNETLNEIYNVYTDLSMDGSSYNVYKAVYTFAHSLHNMFSCENGKGPFINNTCAHVSNFHPWQLLHYMKSVYFTTKTGEKVQFDDNGNPAAGYDFVNWQMNTNGAVEVKIVGHYNGSAPSGKELVLNPKHIVWKGGELEIPRAVCSESCSPGTRKNVRKGQPVCCFDCTPCADGEISNTTDSTDCIKCPVLYWSNERKDQCIPKNIEYLAFTEVLGIVLVTLALFGLCITISITVLFFIYRETPLVKANNSELSFLLLLALAACFLCSVTFIGKPSDWSCMLRRTAFGVTFVLCISCVLVKTILVLMAFKATHPSNSRMKWFGQKQQRVSVFLLTSIQGLICALWLITAPPFPMRNTNYYREIIILECDMGSSAAFYSVSGYIALVSCLCFILAFLARKLPDNFNEAKCITFSMLIFCAVWITFIPASVSSPGKYTVAVEVFAILASCFGLLLCIFAPKCYIIMITPEKNTKKFLMGKGIDK, translated from the exons ATGTTTCAGTTTATGTTGGGATTGCTTCTGTTGGTGGTTTTTGCATGGGGTTCAGATGAGCGAACCTGCAAACTTCGGGAAAGATTCGATCTACCCAATATATCTAAGGATGGGGACATCGTGCTAGGAGGGTTGTTTGCCGTGCACTCGAACAGGTTTGAGCAGATCGATGAATTTACAAAAGCACCAGAAGAAACGATATGTAGAAG TTTTGATTTATGGTCGTTTCGCTATGCGCAAGCCATGATTTTTGCAGTAGAGGAAATAAACAAGGATGAGACACTTCTCCCGAACATTACACTGGGCTACAGGATTCACGATGACTGCGCGTCATCCAGGATTGCAACAAAAGTCGCTCTGGCTCTGGTTAATGGGCAGGAAGAGACATATGTGGGTCACATCTGTAACGGGATTCCCAATGTCCCTGGTATTATTGGTGCCGATGGATCCTCACAGTCGATAGCAGTGGCAAGCACAATCGGACCTTTTAGCGTACCAATG GTTAGTTACTTTTCCACGTGTGTCTGTCTCAGCAATAGGAACCAATATCCAACCTTTTATAGAACAATACCAAGTGACTACCATCAATCCAAGGCTTTGGTGCAACTTGTGAAGAGATTTGAATGGACTTGGATTGGAACCATTCACAGCAACAATGATTATGGCAATTCGGGAATGAAAGCTTTTCTCGAAGCCGCGGTGAATTTCGGTATTTGCATGGCCTTCTCCGAATCGTTTTACAGAACCGATCCTGCAGAAAAGATTACGAAACTTGTACAAATGATAAAAGCGTCGACTACAAAAGTTGTGGTGGCTTTTGCGCCATCGAGGGAAATGCGAATTTTGTTTGCGGAGATTTTACGACAAAACCTGACTGGAATACAGTGGATAGGAAGTGAAGGTTGGATCACAGCGGATATTATTGCTCCAGATAAAAGATCGAGGTTCCTCACCGGGGCAATCGGAACTGCGGTGCGAGCGGTGGAAGTTCCAGGTCTGCAAGAATTCCTGCTCAGGGTCCATCCTTCTGTGTTTCCCGGTAACAGTTTAGTAAGGGAGTTTTGGGAAACTACGTTCAGATGCGCTCTAATATTAGATAATAACAGAAGCCAAGTAGGTTCATCTTCTCGGCTCCCTCAATGCATCGGAAATGAAACCTTGAATGAAATATACAATGTCTATACTGACCTATCGATGGACGGAAGTTCCTACAATGTATACAAAGCGGTCTATACTTTCGCACACTCGCTGCACAACATGTTTTCCTGTGAAAATGGCAAAGGACCATTTATAAATAATACCTGTGCACATGTTTCAAACTTTCACCCGTGGCAG CTTCTCCATTACATGAAGTCCGTATATTTCACAACAAAAACTGGTGAGAAGGTGCAGTTTGATGATAATGGCAATCCAGCAGCAGGGTACGACTTTGTGAACTGGCAAATGAATACAAACGGTGCTGTTGAAGTAAAGATAGTTGGACATTATAATGGCTCAGCACCTTCGGGGAAAGAACTGGTGCTGAATCCGAAGCACATTGTCTGGAAAGGTGGTGAGCTGGAG ATTCCCCGTGCAGTATGCTCTGAAAGTTGTTCTCCTGGAACAAGGAAAAATGTGAGGAAAGGACAACCTGTTTGTTGCTTTGACTGCACTCCCTGTGCGGATGGGGAGATCAGTAACACTACAG ACTCCACAGACTGCATCAAATGTCCTGTCCTATACTGGTCCAATGAGCGGAAAGATCAATGCATACCAAAGAATATAGAATATCTGGCTTTCACAGAAGTCCTGGGAATTGTATTGGTGACTCTTGCATTGTTTGGACTGTGCATTACTATAAGTATTACTGTTCTATTCTTTATATATCGAGAGACACCGCTAGTCAAAGCTAACAATTCCGAGCTGAGCTTCCTCCTTCTTTTAGCATTAGCAGCCTGCTTTTTGTGCTCAGTTACATTCATTGGCAAACCATCGGACTGGTCTTGTATGTTACGACGCACAGCATTCGGTGTTACATTTGTACTGTGTATTTCCTGCGTTTTGGTGAAAACCATCCTCGTGCTGATGGCATTTAAGGCAACACATCCCAGCAACAGCAGGATGAAATGGTTTGGTCAAAAACAGCAGCGTGTAAGTGTTTTCCTCCTAACATCCATTCAGGGTTTAATATGCGCCCTTTGGCTGATCACTGCGCCCCCATTTCCCATGAGAAACACAAACTATTACAGGGAGATTATTATTTTAGAATGCGATATGGGTTCTTCTGCAGCGTTCTATTCGGTATCAGGTTATATTGCTTTGGTATCGTGTCTCTGTTTTATCTTGGCCTTTCTCGCCCGGAAGCTGCCAGATAATTTCAACGAGGCCAAATGTATAACTTTCAGCATGCTTATCTTTTGTGCTGTTTGGATAACTTTTATTCCAGCTTCTGTGAGTTCACCTGGGAAATACACTGTAGCGGTAGAAGTGTTTGCGATTCTGGCCTCCTGCTTCGGATTGCTGCTCTGCATATTTGCTCCTAAATGTTACATTATCATGATAACTCCAGAGAAAAATACAAAGAAATTCCTAATGGGGAAAGGGATTGACAAGTAG
- the LOC139265445 gene encoding extracellular calcium-sensing receptor-like isoform X2 codes for MIFAVEEINKDETLLPNITLGYRIHDDCASSRIATKVALALVNGQEETYVGHICNGIPNVPGIIGADGSSQSIAVASTIGPFSVPMVSYFSTCVCLSNRNQYPTFYRTIPSDYHQSKALVQLVKRFEWTWIGTIHSNNDYGNSGMKAFLEAAVNFGICMAFSESFYRTDPAEKITKLVQMIKASTTKVVVAFAPSREMRILFAEILRQNLTGIQWIGSEGWITADIIAPDKRSRFLTGAIGTAVRAVEVPGLQEFLLRVHPSVFPGNSLVREFWETTFRCALILDNNRSQVGSSSRLPQCIGNETLNEIYNVYTDLSMDGSSYNVYKAVYTFAHSLHNMFSCENGKGPFINNTCAHVSNFHPWQLLHYMKSVYFTTKTGEKVQFDDNGNPAAGYDFVNWQMNTNGAVEVKIVGHYNGSAPSGKELVLNPKHIVWKGGELEIPRAVCSESCSPGTRKNVRKGQPVCCFDCTPCADGEISNTTDSTDCIKCPVLYWSNERKDQCIPKNIEYLAFTEVLGIVLVTLALFGLCITISITVLFFIYRETPLVKANNSELSFLLLLALAACFLCSVTFIGKPSDWSCMLRRTAFGVTFVLCISCVLVKTILVLMAFKATHPSNSRMKWFGQKQQRVSVFLLTSIQGLICALWLITAPPFPMRNTNYYREIIILECDMGSSAAFYSVSGYIALVSCLCFILAFLARKLPDNFNEAKCITFSMLIFCAVWITFIPASVSSPGKYTVAVEVFAILASCFGLLLCIFAPKCYIIMITPEKNTKKFLMGKGIDK; via the exons ATGATTTTTGCAGTAGAGGAAATAAACAAGGATGAGACACTTCTCCCGAACATTACACTGGGCTACAGGATTCACGATGACTGCGCGTCATCCAGGATTGCAACAAAAGTCGCTCTGGCTCTGGTTAATGGGCAGGAAGAGACATATGTGGGTCACATCTGTAACGGGATTCCCAATGTCCCTGGTATTATTGGTGCCGATGGATCCTCACAGTCGATAGCAGTGGCAAGCACAATCGGACCTTTTAGCGTACCAATG GTTAGTTACTTTTCCACGTGTGTCTGTCTCAGCAATAGGAACCAATATCCAACCTTTTATAGAACAATACCAAGTGACTACCATCAATCCAAGGCTTTGGTGCAACTTGTGAAGAGATTTGAATGGACTTGGATTGGAACCATTCACAGCAACAATGATTATGGCAATTCGGGAATGAAAGCTTTTCTCGAAGCCGCGGTGAATTTCGGTATTTGCATGGCCTTCTCCGAATCGTTTTACAGAACCGATCCTGCAGAAAAGATTACGAAACTTGTACAAATGATAAAAGCGTCGACTACAAAAGTTGTGGTGGCTTTTGCGCCATCGAGGGAAATGCGAATTTTGTTTGCGGAGATTTTACGACAAAACCTGACTGGAATACAGTGGATAGGAAGTGAAGGTTGGATCACAGCGGATATTATTGCTCCAGATAAAAGATCGAGGTTCCTCACCGGGGCAATCGGAACTGCGGTGCGAGCGGTGGAAGTTCCAGGTCTGCAAGAATTCCTGCTCAGGGTCCATCCTTCTGTGTTTCCCGGTAACAGTTTAGTAAGGGAGTTTTGGGAAACTACGTTCAGATGCGCTCTAATATTAGATAATAACAGAAGCCAAGTAGGTTCATCTTCTCGGCTCCCTCAATGCATCGGAAATGAAACCTTGAATGAAATATACAATGTCTATACTGACCTATCGATGGACGGAAGTTCCTACAATGTATACAAAGCGGTCTATACTTTCGCACACTCGCTGCACAACATGTTTTCCTGTGAAAATGGCAAAGGACCATTTATAAATAATACCTGTGCACATGTTTCAAACTTTCACCCGTGGCAG CTTCTCCATTACATGAAGTCCGTATATTTCACAACAAAAACTGGTGAGAAGGTGCAGTTTGATGATAATGGCAATCCAGCAGCAGGGTACGACTTTGTGAACTGGCAAATGAATACAAACGGTGCTGTTGAAGTAAAGATAGTTGGACATTATAATGGCTCAGCACCTTCGGGGAAAGAACTGGTGCTGAATCCGAAGCACATTGTCTGGAAAGGTGGTGAGCTGGAG ATTCCCCGTGCAGTATGCTCTGAAAGTTGTTCTCCTGGAACAAGGAAAAATGTGAGGAAAGGACAACCTGTTTGTTGCTTTGACTGCACTCCCTGTGCGGATGGGGAGATCAGTAACACTACAG ACTCCACAGACTGCATCAAATGTCCTGTCCTATACTGGTCCAATGAGCGGAAAGATCAATGCATACCAAAGAATATAGAATATCTGGCTTTCACAGAAGTCCTGGGAATTGTATTGGTGACTCTTGCATTGTTTGGACTGTGCATTACTATAAGTATTACTGTTCTATTCTTTATATATCGAGAGACACCGCTAGTCAAAGCTAACAATTCCGAGCTGAGCTTCCTCCTTCTTTTAGCATTAGCAGCCTGCTTTTTGTGCTCAGTTACATTCATTGGCAAACCATCGGACTGGTCTTGTATGTTACGACGCACAGCATTCGGTGTTACATTTGTACTGTGTATTTCCTGCGTTTTGGTGAAAACCATCCTCGTGCTGATGGCATTTAAGGCAACACATCCCAGCAACAGCAGGATGAAATGGTTTGGTCAAAAACAGCAGCGTGTAAGTGTTTTCCTCCTAACATCCATTCAGGGTTTAATATGCGCCCTTTGGCTGATCACTGCGCCCCCATTTCCCATGAGAAACACAAACTATTACAGGGAGATTATTATTTTAGAATGCGATATGGGTTCTTCTGCAGCGTTCTATTCGGTATCAGGTTATATTGCTTTGGTATCGTGTCTCTGTTTTATCTTGGCCTTTCTCGCCCGGAAGCTGCCAGATAATTTCAACGAGGCCAAATGTATAACTTTCAGCATGCTTATCTTTTGTGCTGTTTGGATAACTTTTATTCCAGCTTCTGTGAGTTCACCTGGGAAATACACTGTAGCGGTAGAAGTGTTTGCGATTCTGGCCTCCTGCTTCGGATTGCTGCTCTGCATATTTGCTCCTAAATGTTACATTATCATGATAACTCCAGAGAAAAATACAAAGAAATTCCTAATGGGGAAAGGGATTGACAAGTAG